Below is a window of Candidatus Neomarinimicrobiota bacterium DNA.
GCCCGCAGAGGCCGCCGTCTGAACGATGTTATTTTCCAAAATATTGGAGGACCGAAACAATCTGAGTATTCCCATGGAGAGAACTGCTGCGGGAATCGATGCAGAGACTGTCATCCCGGCAAACAGCCCGAGATAGGCGTTTGCTCCGGCTAATACTATACTCAGAACAATCCCAAGCAGGATAGCTTTTAGGGTGATTTCAGGAAGACTTACATTATCGGGAACGGTCTGTTTATCCTGGGCCACGAAAATACCTTTCTGTTATGTTATCAGTGTGCATCGTGCCTCTGAAATGGAAAAGAAAAGTACAATTGCGGCAAAAATGAATCAAGGCATTCCAATAATATACTTGTAGCCAACGTTTGGAAATCGTTTGATAATAATGTGAAGTTTGGCCATATTTACAGAACAAATATGCGAAAGGGGTGCCCCGATACATCGGGGCTGAGATCATACCCGTAAGACCTGATCTGGATAATACCAGCGTAGGGAGTGGAATTGGAATTAAGCCGTTGCTCCCTGCATGGAGGCAACGGCTTTTTTGCGTTATGGAGGTGTCAGCTATGGCTTCAGATCTGCCGGAAGTAGGCAAAGTATCCTCGGAAGTGTTTGACGAGATAATTTTACCGAGGCTCGGGAAAAAACGCGATGATGTGCTGGTCGGCCCGCAGCACGGAGTGGATATCGGAGTGATCGACCTCGGAAACGGCCAGGTGCAGGCCATGAGTACGGACCCGGTATTCATTGTACCGCCATACGGATGGGAACGATCGGCGTGGTTTGCGGTCCATATCCTGGCGTCGGACACTGCCACGTCCGGCTTGGCGCCGAGCCACATGACTATTGATCTAAATATGCCACTGGGACTGGAACGTGACCAGCTTGAATCCATGTGGTCGGTAATCCACGAGGAATGCGAGAAGCTTGGTATTGCCATCGTTTCCGGACACACAGGCCGGTACGAGGGGTGCAACTATCCAATGGTTGGCGGTGCCACCGTATTTGCTATCGGCTCCAAAGATAAATACGTCACGCCGGCTATGGCGGAACCGGGAGACAGGGTAATTGTCACGAAGGGACCTGCCATAGAAGCTTCGGCGCTGTTTGCCGTGACTTTTCCCGGGAAAGTGGAAGAGGCGTACGGCAAGGAGACGGCCAACGAAGCCGAAGACATCTTCTGGCAAATGTCGGTCGTAGAGGAAGCGCTTACGGCTGCGGAGGTCGGTGTGCGGGAGAATGGCGTCACCGGTATGCATGATGCCACCGAATGCGGCATCTGGGGCGGACTCGCTGAGATTGCCACCGCATCCGACGTCGGTCTGAACATTGAGAAGGATGAGATTATCCTGCAGGATGCCGTGGAAAAGGTCTGCCGTCTCTGGGATATTGACCCGTATATCTCTATCAGTGAAGGAACACTTATTATCACCAGTAAGGCGCACAAGGCTGATGAGATTATCCGGCGCCTTGAAGGTAAGGATATTCCGGCCAGTATTGTCGGAGAAGTGACGCCCGGGTCCGAGGGCACACGGTATTTTGAAGACGGTAAAGAGCATGAACTGGTGCATCCGAAGACGGACCCATTTTGGGCAGCGTACGGCAAAGCGGCCGAAGGTGAATGATGAAATCCGAGCGCATAGCCGGGTGGAGACTCTACGTTATAACGGATTCCGATATTTCCGGAAAATCTCACCAGGACGCTGCAAAAGCGGCTATGGCTGGTGGGGCTGACGTAATACAATTTCGCGAAAAAAACTGCTCTAGCGCCGAGTTATACGAGATTGCCGGCGAACTCCGGGAAATCACGCGGAAGGCCGATGTCGATTTCATCGTGAATGATCGTCTGGATATTGCCCAGGCGGTGGATGCCGATGGCGTCCACCTGGGGCAGGACGACATCCCGATTTCGGTGGCCCGGGAGATCCTCGGTCCGGACAAGATCATTGGTGGATCGGCCCGGTACCAGGGAGAAGCAGAGCAGATGGCGCAAGAGGGCGTGGATTATCTTGGACTCGGACCCGTGTATGAGGCGCGGTCAACCAAGCACGATACAGTTGCACCTCAGGGGCTTGATCTCGTCCGAAAGGTGAAACAGGAAACGACGCTTCCTATTGTCGCTATCGGCGGTATTGGACCTGAGAATCTCTCATTTATCTTTGAAGCCGGAGCTGACAGTGTGGCAGTTATTTCAGCCATTATGAAAGCGGACGATATCACCAAAGCGACCCGGGACATAAAAGAGACAATTGAAAACCTCCAACCTGAGGGTAATCTGGTATGAAAAAAGTACTAACTATCGCGGGATCGGACAGTGGTGGCGGCGCAGGCATCCAGGCAGATCTGAAAACCTTTATGGCATTTGGAACCCACGGGATGTCCGCTATTACGGCAATTACTGCGCAGAATACGGTGGGCGTCCAGTCAGCGCATCCGCTTCCGAGAGATCTGATCCGCGAGCAGATTAAATCCGTAGCAGACGATATTGGTGTAGATGCGGTGAAAACCGGGATGTTAGCGAGCTCAGAAATTGTGCAGACGGTGGCTGACGCGGTCCGGGAATTTACTCTGCCGAACCTGGTGGTAGATCCAGTGATGATCGCCAAGAGTGGTGATCCACTGCTGGCTGAAGAGGCCAGAGAAACAATCAGGGAAGAACTGCTGCCGCTGGCGGCGGTGATTACCCCCAACCTGCATGAAGCATCCGAACTTCTCGATATGGAAATTGATACCATTGATGATATGGAGGATGCCGCCCGCGCCCTGCAATCGCTGGGATGTCAGTGGGTTGTGGTCAAAGGCGGGCATCTCACCGGAGAAGAGGCAGTCGACGTGCTTTTCGATGGGAACCGGATTTATCATGAACGCGCGGAATATATCAAGAGTGAAAATACGCACGGTACCGGATGTACCTTCAGCTCGGCGATTGCGGCGGGTCTTGCGAAGGGTAACCAGCCGCTGGAGGCGATACGCAATGCAAAGCGGTATATCAACGAAGCCATCCGTGAAGGCCTGGATATAGGCGCCGGACACGGCCCCACGAATCATCTGGTGGGACTGGAGTCACGATGGTTTTGAAACACACAGGAGCGACGGCAAGTGAGGTGTTTACCGATTCTCTCTGGGCAGAGATCGAAGATATCTATCAGTCCATTCTCGAGCATCCGTTTATTACCGAACTGACTCGTGGTGAGCTGGATCTGGAGATTTTCAAATTTTACCTCCAGCAGGATGCACTCTATCTGGAAGATTTTTCGAGGGCACTCGCAATCACCGGCGCTCGGGCTGAAGAGCCGAAGGAATTACAGCAATTCATCGAATTTGCCCAGGGGGCTATAGTCACCGAACGAGCGCTTCATGAGTCGTATTTCGAGCAGTACGATGTGGATGCGACTGGCCCCAAATCCCCAAGCTGTTTCAATTACACCAACTTCCTGATTGCTACGGCATCAACCGGCAGTTATCCGGAGAGTGTGGCCGCGCTGCTGCCGTGCTTCTGGATTTATCGGGAGGTCGGAAATTACATCTATAAACAAGCGGTTGACGATAATCCCTATCAGGATTGGATCGACACCTATTCCGGCGAGGAGTTCGGCGAGGCAGTGGAGCAGGCGATCGATATCACCAATAAGGTGGTGCGCCGTACTTCGGAGCGAACGCACGCGAAGATGAAAACGCAGTTCGTGCGATCCAGTCGGCTGGAATGGATGTTCTGGGACAGTGCCTACCACATGGAGGAATGGTTGCCGTAATGTAAAATACAACGCACAGAGATGATTCAGGGGTGTCTCCCGGTTATCCGGGAGGCTGAGATCAGACCCTCTGAACCTGATCCGGATCATGCCGGCGAAGGGAGAAGCACTGAAGCCAAACCGCTTTTCCCTTCACTGGGGAGAGCGGTTTTTTATTGGAGGGACAAAAACACACGGTAGAGACGTGCCGTGGAGGCTGTGTGAAAATGTAATATCAAGTAATTTGTTCTTCCTGAAATGATAAAAAATGAAGTGGCGTGGAACACATGATAAGCTATTGAAAATATTAATTGTAGAGACGTGCCATGGCACGTCTCTACATTGAGTCGGCAAGGGATTGAATTCAATAACCAACCAAATAAGGAGTAACAGATGCACTCGAAGTTATACAATCTAATGTTTTTGGCCGTTTTGTTGCCGGGAATTATCCTCGCGGACGGTACCATTGAGGGGACGGTGACCGATGCAACCAGCGGGGAAGCCCTGGTCGGCGCCAACGTGCTGCTGGTAAAAACCGATTACGGAGCGGCCACTAACGAGGCAGGAGAGTTCGTCATTCCGGACGTACCGGATGGTTCGTATACCCTGCGGGTGACGCATATCGGATATAAGGAATATAATGAAACTATTCGTATAAATAATTCGGCGCTGAAGATTGATATTGAACTGCAGCCGACGGAAATCCGCGGCGAGCGGGTAATTGTGGAACCGACCCGGGCCATCGAACGGAAGACT
It encodes the following:
- a CDS encoding AIR synthase family protein codes for the protein MASDLPEVGKVSSEVFDEIILPRLGKKRDDVLVGPQHGVDIGVIDLGNGQVQAMSTDPVFIVPPYGWERSAWFAVHILASDTATSGLAPSHMTIDLNMPLGLERDQLESMWSVIHEECEKLGIAIVSGHTGRYEGCNYPMVGGATVFAIGSKDKYVTPAMAEPGDRVIVTKGPAIEASALFAVTFPGKVEEAYGKETANEAEDIFWQMSVVEEALTAAEVGVRENGVTGMHDATECGIWGGLAEIATASDVGLNIEKDEIILQDAVEKVCRLWDIDPYISISEGTLIITSKAHKADEIIRRLEGKDIPASIVGEVTPGSEGTRYFEDGKEHELVHPKTDPFWAAYGKAAEGE
- the thiE gene encoding thiamine phosphate synthase, which encodes MKSERIAGWRLYVITDSDISGKSHQDAAKAAMAGGADVIQFREKNCSSAELYEIAGELREITRKADVDFIVNDRLDIAQAVDADGVHLGQDDIPISVAREILGPDKIIGGSARYQGEAEQMAQEGVDYLGLGPVYEARSTKHDTVAPQGLDLVRKVKQETTLPIVAIGGIGPENLSFIFEAGADSVAVISAIMKADDITKATRDIKETIENLQPEGNLV
- the thiD gene encoding bifunctional hydroxymethylpyrimidine kinase/phosphomethylpyrimidine kinase, with the protein product MKKVLTIAGSDSGGGAGIQADLKTFMAFGTHGMSAITAITAQNTVGVQSAHPLPRDLIREQIKSVADDIGVDAVKTGMLASSEIVQTVADAVREFTLPNLVVDPVMIAKSGDPLLAEEARETIREELLPLAAVITPNLHEASELLDMEIDTIDDMEDAARALQSLGCQWVVVKGGHLTGEEAVDVLFDGNRIYHERAEYIKSENTHGTGCTFSSAIAAGLAKGNQPLEAIRNAKRYINEAIREGLDIGAGHGPTNHLVGLESRWF
- the tenA gene encoding thiaminase II, which produces MVLKHTGATASEVFTDSLWAEIEDIYQSILEHPFITELTRGELDLEIFKFYLQQDALYLEDFSRALAITGARAEEPKELQQFIEFAQGAIVTERALHESYFEQYDVDATGPKSPSCFNYTNFLIATASTGSYPESVAALLPCFWIYREVGNYIYKQAVDDNPYQDWIDTYSGEEFGEAVEQAIDITNKVVRRTSERTHAKMKTQFVRSSRLEWMFWDSAYHMEEWLP